Proteins from a genomic interval of Yoonia sp. GPGPB17:
- the rpsO gene encoding 30S ribosomal protein S15 codes for MSITAEDKARIMKEFATKEGDTGSPEVQVAILSSRIATLTEHFKTHKKDNHGRRGLLKMVALRRKLLDYTKAKDEARYQDLIKRLGLRR; via the coding sequence ATGTCGATTACTGCTGAAGACAAAGCACGGATCATGAAGGAATTTGCGACCAAAGAGGGCGACACTGGTTCCCCCGAGGTGCAAGTCGCTATCCTGTCCAGCCGCATCGCGACACTGACAGAGCACTTCAAGACCCACAAAAAAGATAACCACGGTCGCCGTGGTCTGCTGAAAATGGTGGCCCTGCGTCGCAAGCTTTTGGATTATACAAAAGCCAAAGACGAAGCCCGCTATCAGGATTTGATCAAGCGTCTCGGCTTGCGTCGCTAA
- a CDS encoding prolyl hydroxylase family protein yields the protein MDDVFDAALANEIISLGQDTLVRATVVRSAGGGKEHDSRTNDASVIDQWAHEKMSALVTKIASFVRLPPENAEPSQLLRYEGDQKFDPHTDAFDNSVGGRDFLSQGGQRLFTTICYLNDVGKGGETEFPALKIKVAPKLGRVLIFGNTRLGTTMEHPHSSHGGRPVEEGEKYALSIWWRQLAYHIQRDYPAEEGETKTVS from the coding sequence ATGGACGATGTCTTTGACGCGGCATTGGCCAACGAAATCATTTCACTTGGGCAGGACACCCTGGTCAGAGCGACCGTCGTACGCAGTGCGGGAGGCGGGAAAGAACACGATAGCCGGACAAACGACGCTAGCGTCATAGACCAATGGGCACATGAAAAGATGTCGGCACTTGTGACGAAAATCGCAAGCTTTGTGCGGCTTCCACCCGAGAACGCAGAGCCATCCCAACTTTTGCGATATGAAGGTGACCAGAAGTTTGACCCGCACACCGACGCTTTTGACAACAGCGTCGGGGGGCGTGACTTTCTTTCCCAAGGGGGGCAGCGGCTCTTTACGACAATTTGTTATCTCAACGATGTCGGCAAAGGCGGCGAAACAGAATTCCCGGCACTGAAGATCAAGGTGGCCCCAAAGTTGGGCCGGGTCCTGATTTTCGGTAACACTCGTCTGGGAACAACGATGGAGCATCCGCACTCCAGTCACGGTGGTCGTCCTGTTGAAGAGGGCGAAAAATACGCCCTTTCCATTTGGTGGCGGCAACTAGCCTATCATATCCAACGGGATTACCCCGCCGAAGAGGGCGAAACCAAGACGGTCTCTTAG
- a CDS encoding calcium-binding protein, protein MLALFGLMGVAMAAVVMSDSDEEDAPVSDEMPEDDDPSVEIKSVDELMDPSDEDTVIFSGDLDDIVLTGAGDDYLDGEDGNDHLASGAGDDILHGGRGDDVLDAGAGDDQLNGHVGDDVLAGGDGNDALNGGDGDDVLMGGAGDDALLGSLGDDALVGGSGADTLHGGSGNDTLYDRDDDDKDYLNGGA, encoded by the coding sequence ATGCTCGCTCTTTTTGGATTGATGGGGGTCGCGATGGCGGCTGTGGTGATGTCGGACTCGGATGAGGAGGACGCGCCAGTCAGTGATGAGATGCCAGAAGATGATGATCCCAGCGTTGAGATCAAATCGGTCGATGAGCTGATGGATCCAAGTGATGAGGACACCGTGATTTTTTCCGGTGATCTGGATGATATCGTCCTGACGGGGGCGGGGGATGACTATCTGGATGGTGAAGACGGGAACGATCACCTGGCCAGCGGTGCGGGGGATGACATCCTACACGGTGGTCGCGGTGACGATGTTCTGGATGCCGGGGCCGGTGATGACCAGTTGAACGGTCATGTGGGCGATGACGTGCTTGCTGGTGGCGATGGGAATGACGCGCTGAACGGCGGCGACGGAGATGATGTGCTGATGGGCGGTGCGGGCGATGACGCGCTGTTGGGGTCATTGGGTGATGACGCGCTTGTGGGCGGCAGCGGGGCCGACACACTGCATGGCGGGTCTGGCAATGATACGCTTTATGATCGTGATGACGACGACAAGGATTACCTGAACGGCGGGGCTTAG